GCGATCAAGGAGAAAAATAACGATATTGTTTTTTAAAAATGGGACGTTGTCCATTTCATTCAGAAACTTATTAATGGCTGGAACTTATAGGCTGGGAGGGGGGCTTGTTTAAGGATCAGGAACGGCTCGTAAAATAATCTTTAGGCTTCTGAATTTTTTGTCCTTGAATGGTCCGGCCGAATAGTTTCCGAATGGGGACCGGTCGCCGATGATGAGGTAATCGGCTCCGTCGCAGGAGTTCGCCAACCAGGCCATTGGACGCCAATGTCCCTCGCCACAGCCTTCGGCCCCGCAAGCTTCGGGCTGGTGATCGTCGTCCAAACGAATCTCTTGAATGAGAACCATCCCAGCACCCTCGTTTGTCCCATCACCACAAAAATTCAACTGGGGGGCAGACGTTCTGCGCATTCATCTAAAAAAAGGCGAGGCGGGACTTGAGCAGGATTCAGATATTATCGTCGATCAGATACGTTCGATCGACAACCGGCGGTTTCTTGATCATCTTGGGGTGATTTCGGATAAAAACAAACGACTTTTGCTGTCCAGCCTTCGAATTGTGATCCTTGAATAGGGAAGGATATGAAAAGGAAAGAAAGAGGTTTAAAGTTGTTCAAGTTATAGGATATTACATAGAGCATAAAAAATGCCGACTGTGATAAAACCCGTCTTGAAGGGCAAGGTAGATGAATCCTTTCTCCTGAAGGTTCAAAAATGGACCGGAGAGGTTTTGGGGAAAACCGCACCCGGGACGGCCCCGGACCGTATTTCCCTGTACCTCTGGGAGAAAGAAAAAGAGTTTCAGGAATTCGACGTCCGGGAAAAAGCCGAGTTGGGGGTAGTTACCAGCGGCGAATCCGAATTTCTGGCCACCCACGAGGCCTGGAGAGGTTACCCCAGGATTCATATAACCCTTGAAAAAATCCGGGGAATTCCGGAAGGAGTCGTCCGGGGCGTGGTTCAACATGAGATCGGCCATGCCCTGCTTCACGGCAAGCCGGAGTTTTATCGATTTTTATTTTCCGAATCACTTCAGAAAACCGCCGGGTCAGCCGGACTCGATCTACCCCAACTTCAACAGTTGGTCTATCTGCTTTCCGTGGCCCTGAAAGACGAAGAAGTGGTCCGGTTGTTGGGTGAAAGGGGATTAGGCGTTTACCAAAATCGGTTACTGGAATATTTGATGGAAGATACCGGGGAGGAACAGCAGACCTGGGAACTGATCAAGGATTTTCCGGCTCTGAAAAAAATAGCCTGGGCCGTTTTCCTAAAAACCCTTCTGCCGATTGAAACTTTAGCCCTATCGGGTGATCCGGAGGCCGGCCCCCTGATAGACCTATGGGAGAAGGCCTATTCATGGCTCACCAACCGGGAAAGGATCGACCTGAGGGCCTATGCCCGTTCGGTCATTGAACGGCCCTTTATAAATTTCCAGGATCGATTGGAACAAACCGTCCTGGGGCTGATCAGGAATACCTCGTTATGATGTGCTAATGCTTTCGCCGAGGTGACGGTGTGGGCCTGGAATTTTCCTTAAGTTAATGGCATGGAGTAGGATCAAAACGGGCGGGAGCAGTCGCTATCTATTGAACTGAGCCAGGAATTCAGAGGGTTCGAAGACCTTCAGGGCGGACCCGAAAAAGTCCTTTGTATTTCTGGTTACAATAGAATCAACCCCGGCCGATCGACCAGACTCGGCCAACACCGCGTCCTCGAAATCATTAATCTTGCTTTCGAGCGCGCGTTCGATCACAAGCCGATTCACCGAGGCCACTTCAAATAGACTGATGAGTTTCCGTAAGGCAGCCCGCGCCGTAGAGGCCGGAAGGGATCGGGTAAGCAGGTAGTCGATTGTTGTAATAGTCGTAGCACAAAGAAAAGCCTCGATAACGGATTCCTCGGCAAGGGAAAACAGGTTCACGGCAGCCTGCACAAAAGGCTCACGCTCAAGCAACACATCTAACACGATATTGGTGTCTATGATTACTCTCAAAGATACTTCTCCCGGAGATGTGCCTTATAGTCATCTTCCGAGACTTCCTGTCCCTTGAGAATCCCAACAAGTGAAGCCGTGGTCGGCGGCGGGGGTTTTTTCGAAACCGGATGCAAACCGACCGATTCAATGAATTCGGCTACCATGCGGGATACGGATTTTCCCCGTCGTCTTGCCTCAAGCTTGGCCTTCCGAACAACGGCTTCTTCCATTCGCAATGTCAGTTTAGTATTCATGACGTATATAAATATCAAACATGTACGTCAGTGTCAAGTATTTTTCCTGTGAATTCGTTACGGGTGAAATTAGAAAATCGCTGCGTTTAAGGAGCGTCGGCCGGGGCGGACAGAAGAGAAGAAGCAATGAAGTTCAAAACCGGGGCTGAAAATCCGTCCAGGAAAATGAAAAGTCCTGCCGGCTATTATCAAAAATAC
This genomic window from Deltaproteobacteria bacterium contains:
- a CDS encoding type II toxin-antitoxin system PemK/MazF family toxin; its protein translation is MRTIPAPSFVPSPQKFNWGADVLRIHLKKGEAGLEQDSDIIVDQIRSIDNRRFLDHLGVISDKNKRLLLSSLRIVILE
- a CDS encoding PIN domain-containing protein — encoded protein: MRVIIDTNIVLDVLLEREPFVQAAVNLFSLAEESVIEAFLCATTITTIDYLLTRSLPASTARAALRKLISLFEVASVNRLVIERALESKINDFEDAVLAESGRSAGVDSIVTRNTKDFFGSALKVFEPSEFLAQFNR